From Lolium perenne isolate Kyuss_39 chromosome 5, Kyuss_2.0, whole genome shotgun sequence, a single genomic window includes:
- the LOC127326306 gene encoding glycine-rich RNA-binding protein GRP1A, giving the protein MADGGGAETANQVFVTNLPGTIVDDRRLEELFSHCGEVLEAKVIKDRETGLSRGFGIVTFVDREAVEHAVRCMHEKPQDGHHILVCKHVMPRR; this is encoded by the exons ATGGCGGACGGAGGTGGTGCAGAGACGGCGAATCAGGTCTTCGTGACTAACCTGCCCGGGACCATCGTCGACGACCGCCGTCTGGAGGAGCTCTTCAGCCATTGTGGCGAGGTCCTCGAAGCCAAG GTCATCAAAGACCGTGAGACCGGGTTGTCGCGCGGGTTCGGGATCGTCACCTTCGTCGACAGGGAAGCGGTGGAACATGCGGTCCGCTGCATGCACGAGAAGCCGCAGGACGGCCACCATATCTTGGTCTGCAAGCACGTCATGCCCCGCCGGTGA
- the LOC127326302 gene encoding receptor-like protein EIX2 has protein sequence MAEPEPLVRVLIILMTCFLLFHRSSPAALAPTPPASTLCIPRERDALRDFKAGLNDSGDILSSWRGADCCQWKGVVCSNRTGHVVALRINSTSYSYHCGTIGGEIRSSLLSLRHLKQLDLSNNNFSGQPIPELIGALRSLTDLDLSYSNFGGRIPPHIGNLSNLLSLQLNSNQESQVIPHSHDLAWVSSLRKLRVLSMSEVDLSAAVDWFQAVHLLPSLIHLDLVSCGLQNTMPPPLHSNLTSLESLDLQDNPFNTSLVAKNLVWLWDLPSLQVLSLIACGIHGPIPDVVGNLTSLQNLKLDSNYLTGMVPLTFRKLLKLQCLELVYNFINMDVTKLLHLLPSNELQKLDLSENSLTGSLPDWIGRFSNLKMLYLDLNKLAGEIPVGIRELRNLTILSLSSNNLHGTITEDHFTNLTTLQHMWISHNSLTVKVNSTWYTPFRLISAGFSSCILGPQFPAWLIQPTMKTLDISNTSIHDNIPAEFWTGSPLSELDMSKNRLVGMLPKTLGDLELEILDISSNELTGPIPTLPKTLTSLDLSKNNLSGPLPSGTEGLMLEVLLLFNNSLSGTIPCSLLQLQELKILDLSNNLLHGTIPNCPQGYRTSNIITLNLNSNNLSGPFPMFLQRCREFIFLDLAYNKFSGSLPTWIGSRLPQLALLRLRSNMFSGGIPGQLSRMKGLQYLDIACNDISGNIPESFGNLRAMTIAPNDSGALFNLFYTGDVTYEIYSSYYTESILVDTKGQQLEYTSGIRYMVNIDLSCNRLTGQIPSEIGMLVALKNLNLSWNNVSGIMPQSIGELRALESFDLSHNELSGEIPTSLSALTSLSCLNLSYNNLTGTIPSGNQLKTLDDQASIYIGNPGLCGPPLTKSCSGTDKSTLVPEEHEGMSGMVSFYLSSCLGFVVGLWIVFCGFLFKRKWRVACLSFSDHIYDCVYVEVSVGWASLARKIRQG, from the coding sequence ATGGCCGAGCCAGAGCCGTTGGTCCGAGTTCTGATAATCCTGATGACGTGCTTTCTCCTCTTCCACCGGAGCTCGCCGGCGGCGCTCGCACCAACACCACCAGCAAGCACCCTCTGCATCCCCCGCGAGCGGGACGCGCTTCGCGACTTCAAGGCCGGCCTCAACGACTCCGGCGACATCCTGTCGTCGTGGCGAGGCGCAGACTGCTGCCAGTGGAAGGGTGTCGTTTGCAGCAACCGAACCGGCCACGTCGTCGCTCTCCGAATCAACAGCACAAGCTATTCATACCATTGTGGGACCATCGGAGGTGAGATACGCTCCTCATTGCTCTCTTTACGGCATCTGAAGCAGCTTGATCTCTCAAACAACAACTTCAGCGGACAACCCATCCCGGAGCTCATCGGCGCCCTCCGCAGCCTGACGGATCTCGACCTCTCATACTCTAATTTTGGCGGTAGGATTCCTCCCCACATCGGTAATCTCTCGAATCTGCTCAGCCTCCAGCTCAACAGCAATCAGGAAAGTCAGGTCATACCCCACTCACATGATCTCGCATGGGTGTCGAGCCTGAGGAAGCTGCGAGTTCTCAGCATGTCTGAGGTGGATCTCAGCGCTGCCGTCGACTGGTTTCAGGCTGTCCACCTGCTCCCTAGTCTCATCCACCTTGATTTAGTTTCTTGTGGCCTCCAGAACACTATGCCTCCCCCGTTGCATTCCAACCTCACATCGCTGGAGAGCCTAGACCTGCAGGATAACCCCTTCAACACCTCTCTTGTAGCCAAAAATTTGGTCTGGCTCTGGGATCTACCCAGCCTCCAAGTGCTCTCTCTAATTGCATGTGGGATCCATGGTCCTATCCCTGACGTTGTGGGAAACTTAACTTCCCTTCAAAATCTAAAACTTGATTCCAACTACCTTACCGGCATGGTGCCATTGACCTTCAGGAAACTGTTGAAACTTCAGTGCCTCGAATTAGTGTATAACTTCATCAATATGGACGTAACGAAGCTACTGCATCTGTTGCcttcaaatgaattgcaaaagctAGATTTGAGCGAGAATTCTTTGACGGGGAGCTTGCCAGATTGGATAGGGCGTTTTAGCAACTTGAAGATGCTTTACCTCGACCTTAATAAGCTGGCTGGGGAGATACCAGTTGGTATACGGGAACTCAGAAATTTGACAATATTATCGCTAAGCTCAAACAACCTACATGGTACAATCACCGAGGACCATTTCACAAATTTAACTACTCTACAGCACATGTGGATCTCTCATAATTCCTTGACCGTGAAGGTCAATAGTACATGGTACACTCCATTCAGGTTGATTTCAGCAGGCTTTAGCTCTTGCATTCTAGGGCCCCAGTTTCCAGCTTGGCTTATCCAACCAACAATGAAGACTCTTGATATTTCGAACACAAGCATACATGATAACATTCCTGCTGAGTTTTGGACTGGTAGTCCTCTTTCGGAGTTGGATATGTCAAAAAATCGACTTGTTGGCATGCTTCCTAAGACCCTTGGTGACCTGGAATTAGAAATATTGGATATCAGTTCTAACGAGCTCACTGGTCCGATTCCAACACTTCCCAAGACGCTCACAAGCCTGGACCTGTCTAAAAACAATCTATCAGGCCCACTGCCATCGGGCACCGAAGGGCTAATGCTAGAAGTACTGCTTCTCTTCAACAATTCCTTGTCTGGGACCATTCCTTGCTCCCTGCTTCAGTTACAGGAATTGAAAATTCTTGATCTATCAAATAACCTGCTACACGGGACAATTCCTAACTGCCCTCAAGGATACAGAACCTCGAATATTATAACCCTTAACTTGAACAGCAACAATCTTTCAGGACCATTCCCTATGTTTCTCCAGAGGTGCAGAGAGTTCATCTTTCTTGATCTGGCGTACAATAAATTTTCTGGGAGCCTACCAACATGGATCGGGTCAAGGTTACCACAATTGGCACTTTTGCGGTTGCGCTCAAACATGTTCTCTGGTGGTATCCCTGGCCAACTAAGCAGGATGAAGGGGCTTCAGTATTTAGACATTGCATGCAACGACATCTCTGGCAATATACCCGAGTCATTTGGGAATCTCAGAGCTATGACTATTGCTCCCAATGATAGTGGTGCCCTTTTCAATCTTTTTTACACTGGAGACGTCACTTATGAAATTTACTCTAGTTATTATACTGAGAGTATATTGGTGGACACAAAAGGTCAACAGCTTGAATACACCAGTGGGATCAGATATATGGTGAACATTGATTTATCTTGCAATCGTTTAACAGGGCAGATTCCTTCAGAAATTGGCATGCTCGTTGCATTGAAGAACTTGAACTTGTCATGGAATAATGTCAGTGGCATAATGCCCCAAAGTATTGGTGAGCTACGGGCATTGGAATCTTTTGACCTGTCACATAACGAGCTATCTGGTGAAATCCCTACAAGTTTATCAGCTCTAACATCACTCAGCTGCTTGAACTTGTCATATAACAATTTGACAGGAACAATACCATCTGGGAATCAGTTAAAAACTCTAGATGACCAAGCATCCATCTATATTGGTAATCCAGGTCTTTGTGGTCCACCTCTCACGAAGAGTTGCTCAGGAACTGACAAAAGTACACTCGTCCCTGAAGAGCACGAAGGCATGAGCGGTATGGTTTCCTTTTACCTCAGCTCGTGCCTAGGATTTGTGGTAGGTCTCTGGATTGTTTTCTGTGGTTTCTTGTTCAAGAGGAAATGGAGGGTTGCATGTTTGTCATTTTCGGATCACATCTATGATTGTGTTTATGTGGAAGTCAGTGTGGGCTGGGCCTCATTGGCAAGAAAAATCCGTCAAGGATAA